Part of the Vigna unguiculata cultivar IT97K-499-35 chromosome 3, ASM411807v1, whole genome shotgun sequence genome, GATTAGAACATACTTCAGACtctgtatttatgttttatttactgGAATGTTACTCAGAATTATATGTTGAGTGTAGCACGCCTTTTGTGTTTCTAGAACTGTTATGGCCATTTCCATTTCATTGGGTTCAATTTTTCATTCTATAATTAGGAATTTCGAGCATTTAGGAACTTATATTTAAGGTCATTTACAGAAAGGTCAAGTGATGATGTTCTGGTGGTGAAGATGTAGCTACTATTTTGAATATGGATATATTTGACCAAAATGTTTGGATGCACTCATCACATAATACGACAACACTCCCCACCTTTGGGTGcagtatttatttatattaatttgaaaatgcttCCAACCAAGGAGGATAAAGAAATTTTAAGGATTTCAGaacttttattgaatttaatttacaAGAATGTGATATGTTGATGTTGTGCAGATGATTAGTGTGTGTTCCATTTTTGATGTCAGAATCTGTAGACCAAAATATTTGATTGCACTCCCCACAAAATCTGAGAGCACTCCCCACCTCTGGGTGcagtatttatttttagtatttgaaAATGCTTCCAACCGAGGATGAAGAAGGAATTTTGAGCACtttgtaacttttatttaatttgatgtaCATTACTAAGAGATCATGATGTTGTGCAGGTTATAGTGTgtgttccattttttattttacctttgTAGACCAAAATATTTGGTTGCACTTCCCACATAAATGGagggcaatccccacctctagGTGcagtaccttttttttttaaatgcttcCAAGCAAGCGTGTAGAAGGAATTTTGAGGACTctgtaacttttatttaatttggtgtACATGACTCCATGTGCAGATTATGGTGTGTGCTTCATTCTTCATTTGAAAGTGTGAAAACCAAAATATTTCGTATCACtccccacataatttaaaagcACTCCCCACCATAGGGCgtagtaatttttttagaatgCTTCCAAACAATGGTGATAAAGGAATTTTAAGGATTTGAGAACccttatttacttttatttacgtCAATGTGAGGTGCTGATGTTGGGCACGTTATGATGTgtgttccattttttatttgtaaatctgaagacaaaaatatttaccAATACTCTCCATATAATTTGGGAGCACTCCCCACCTCTGGacacaatatttaatttttatttatttaaaaatgccTCCAAGCAATAGCGATAAAGGAATTTTGAGGATTTGAGAACtcttatttaattctatttacgTGAAAGTGAGGTGATGATGTTGTGCACATTATGGTGGgtgtttcatttttatttgaaaatctgATGACCAACATATTTGCCAACATTCCCCACATAAATTGAGAGCACTCCCCACCTCTGGGCGCAATagtttgttttttgtatttgaaaatGCCTCCAAGCAAGGAGGATAAAGGAATTTTGATTACTTTGTaactgtaatttaattttatttacatgaatGTGAGGTGATGTTGTTGGGCACATTATGGTGTGTGTTCCAATTTTGATTTGGAAATCAGTACACCAAAATATTTGGTTACACTCCCCAAATAATTTGAGAGCACTCCCCACCTCTTGGcgcagtttatatttttagcaTTTGGAAATGGTTTTTAGCAAGGAATATGAAGGAATTTTGAGCAGTtgaaaacttataattttatttacatgcTTGTGAGGTCATTATGTTGTGCACATTACGGTGTgtgttcaattttttataaccTTATTATGTTAACCGAACTTAGAAGCAAAAACATTGTGTATTATATCAAAATGTCCTTATATAACATAACACACTGACCTGTGCTCCTCGTGCTTCTGGTTAACCatacaaaggttaaaataaaaagtacttAAGAACATCAAAACAACAAGCTAAAGACATCCTAAATAAAATAACCCCATTTTTGACATTTATGTTTCCATATTTTGGGTAGGTTCAGTGTTGGAGGAGGTCTCCCGAATGTCAGCATGAACAGACTGAGTGGACGGATccaaattctttttaatatgtcCTGAACTTTGGGATCAAGTGATGGATGGGGCTCAATGATAGGCTTCATTGTCGCTTGGACTAGTTCATCCGTCGGTTCACAAATGTCCGCTTTAAAGATCTAATTTTCAATAAAGGGTATTTCCATATGAATGAACAAAGTAGTGAACAAACGTTAGCATTTAGTAGAAGTAAGGTGACGTAATTTCAAATTGTGGTCAGTACCTTCACAATGTTGCGGACATTGATGTTGAGGTAGCAAATTTTATGTCGATGGTTGAAAGTCGCAACTTGCTATGAACAAGGAAAGAACATTACTATCACAATGATTTACCGTATAATGTTTTGATGTTAAATATGGCATTCTAAAATGTGTGTAAGGGAAATTTTACTTACGGTGTTCAAAAGTAAAACTGCTCCAACATTAAAATCTCTTCCATATTCTGGATGAAGAAGTACTTGTCGGTGCACACTTGCCCAAACGGTGCCAGTAGGATCCTGTTCTTGTAAATGCAAGAATTAGTTAAAGAATTTGGTTCCAATACATATGATCTTTGTTAAAGAATGATACTTTCACACATATTTGCATATCGCCTAGCCCATTTGGGTTGCATGGTTTCACAATGCATGCTACGAAAGGAAGGATACCAGTTCTGTTACAAGTTCCTAAGTGTGTAGTATTGTTAATGTCTCTGTCCTTAACCAGCCATGCCAATGACAACTGCAATTATTGTTTCGGCTATATTCATAATGACaacaaactaatttttattaaaccATGTGTACCATGGAACTTTATGAATTTCTCTGCCCATAACCATGCATTTGATTTAAAATCCCGTTCATAAGTTGCAACAACAATAGCTCGTGCAAATTCTTGTGTGCTTTGTGCGTGTTTTATACCACGGTCAATGATGGCTGCCTGGACATTTCCTGCAAGTCCTGGAATAAGTGTAGTTGatgaattacattttttaagGAAAGATTCCAAATCTTGTTCTTCTACATCAATCCCCTTCCACGGTTCCATTGGCACTGAACAACAGGCAATATTAACAAGGTTTAATGAACAAGTATGCGAGGCAAATGATGTTTGGAGCTCAACACTCTTCCTCATTAAGATCGTCAACTTCCATTCCAAGTAAGTGGagatttttactttaaaaaaaacaaaatatttttgcgaccaaaaaatattttcatctcCATATTAAATGATGCAGGTTGTTTGCATTGGCTTGGTATGTTTAAACATTACAGTCACAATTATTGTGTCTGTTACCTAGGGTTTTAATCAATGTTGAATGTGATATTTGGCCATCAAGTCTTTGTCTTTGAGTGAAATATTGAATATCTTATCTAATGACATTTACAACCATCTTTTTTACCATACAAAAATTGTAATAGAATTCTTTCTGTCACTTGATGATATTTGCTTGGGCGAAGAAACTGCTGTGGAAGCATCACATGAAGTCAATGAAGAACTCAATGGTGACAATGCACATAACCTCAACGAAGATGACATTGTTCCAAAAGTCCATATGTGTTTTGAGATGTTGGAGGCTGTGAAAGTTTTTTACAGAAATTATGCTATCAACATTGGCTTTGGTGTTAGGATCAGAAGTTCTCTACGCGGAGCAGACAATGAAATCAACTACATAAAGTTAGTATGTTCTCGTGAAGGAAATTATGTGTCAGTCATTCCCCCAGAATTGAAGACCGTGCCAAGCGAAAAAAAGCAATGCAAAGCAAGTATAACTGTTGGgaagaaggaagggaaatggtacataagaagtgttGTCACTGAACATAGTCATGACACTAGTCCAAAGAAGTTAAGGCTAATACGTGGCAACTGTAAAGTAAATATGCATGCCAGGCAAACATCTGACATTAACGACGAAGCCAGTGTTAGGATCAACAAAAGTTTTCAATCGCTAGTTTGTGAAGCCGGTGGAT contains:
- the LOC114175266 gene encoding protein FAR-RED IMPAIRED RESPONSE 1-like yields the protein MNKYARQMMFGAQHSSSLRSSTSIPKFFLSLDDICLGEETAVEASHEVNEELNGDNAHNLNEDDIVPKVHMCFEMLEAVKVFYRNYAINIGFGVRIRSSLRGADNEINYIKLVCSREGNYVSVIPPELKTVPSEKKQCKASITVGKKEGKWYIRSVVTEHSHDTSPKKLRLIRGNCKVNMHARQTSDINDEASVRINKSFQSLVCEAGGYDNISFIERDVRNYIGKQRRSLCKDGDGQALLRHFPQMRELNSDFFFDIDMDKNNRICNVFWADARSRAACQDFGDVVSFDTTYLTNKYDMPFAPFVGVNHHGQSILLGCVLVSTEDTITFVWLFQCWRRCVSNVELDDIVTERK